One genomic segment of Vibrio quintilis includes these proteins:
- the pnp gene encoding polyribonucleotide nucleotidyltransferase: protein MFEKPIVKTFQYGNHTVTIETGVIARQATAAVMVTMDDTSVFVSVVGKKEAVEGQDFFPLTVNYQERTYAAGKIPGGFFKREGRPSEGETLTARLIDRPIRPLFPNGFTNEVQVIATVMAVNPDVQPDIPAMIGTSAALAISGIPFSGPIGAARVGHINGQLVLNPSMTELSESRLDLVVAGTENAVLMVESEADILTEEEMLSAVVFGHDQQQTVIRAINEFAAEVATPAWEWSAPDVDAELKSAVAELAESRLVDAYQITEKLARYKQVGQIKNEAVDVLLQRDDELDENEIRNMLGSLEKNVVRSRILSGERRIDGREKDMVRALDVRTGVLPRVHGSSLFTRGETQAIVTATLGTQRDAQIIDELTGERKEHFLLHYNFPPYCVGETGFVGSPKRREIGHGRLAKRGIQAVMPTVDEFPYTIRVVSEITESNGSSSMASVCGSSLALMDAGVPIKASVAGIAMGLVKEGDDFVVLSDILGDEDHLGDMDFKVAGTSAGVTALQMDIKIEGITKEIMQIALNQAKGARLHILSVMDQAIDSARDDISEFAPRIHTMKISSDKIKDVIGKGGAVIRALTEETGTTIEIEDDGTIKIAATEGTAAKAAIRRIEELTAEVEVGKIYTGRVTRIVDFGAFVAVLGGKEGLVHISQIAEQRVEKVTDYLKEGQDVQVKVLEIDRQNRIRLSMKEAVEKPEAPKPESDTEQKPASNEE, encoded by the coding sequence ATGTTTGAAAAACCAATTGTAAAAACCTTTCAATATGGAAATCATACTGTAACCATCGAAACAGGTGTGATTGCCCGTCAGGCAACTGCTGCTGTAATGGTTACAATGGATGATACTTCTGTATTTGTTTCCGTTGTCGGTAAAAAAGAAGCTGTTGAAGGGCAGGATTTCTTTCCTCTGACAGTGAACTATCAGGAAAGAACATACGCTGCAGGTAAAATTCCCGGAGGCTTTTTCAAGCGTGAAGGTCGTCCTTCGGAAGGTGAAACACTGACAGCCCGCCTGATTGACCGTCCTATCCGTCCTCTGTTTCCTAATGGCTTTACAAATGAAGTGCAGGTTATTGCAACCGTCATGGCCGTTAATCCTGATGTTCAGCCTGATATCCCGGCTATGATTGGTACATCAGCTGCTTTGGCTATTTCAGGAATACCTTTCAGTGGCCCAATTGGTGCTGCTCGCGTCGGCCATATCAATGGACAGTTGGTACTAAACCCAAGCATGACAGAGCTGAGCGAGTCACGTTTGGATCTGGTTGTTGCCGGTACTGAAAATGCAGTATTAATGGTTGAATCTGAAGCAGATATCCTGACTGAAGAAGAAATGTTATCTGCGGTTGTTTTCGGTCATGATCAGCAACAAACTGTCATCCGTGCGATTAACGAATTTGCAGCAGAAGTAGCCACACCAGCGTGGGAATGGAGTGCTCCGGATGTTGATGCTGAACTGAAATCAGCAGTTGCTGAACTCGCAGAAAGCCGTCTTGTAGATGCTTACCAAATTACAGAGAAGCTGGCCCGCTACAAGCAGGTTGGACAGATTAAAAACGAAGCTGTTGACGTATTGTTGCAACGTGATGACGAGCTGGATGAAAACGAAATCCGCAATATGCTGGGTTCGCTTGAAAAAAATGTGGTCCGCAGCCGCATCCTTTCTGGTGAGCGAAGAATTGATGGTCGTGAAAAAGATATGGTCCGGGCGTTGGATGTTCGTACTGGTGTATTACCGCGTGTTCATGGTTCTTCACTATTTACCCGTGGTGAAACTCAGGCTATTGTGACAGCAACTTTGGGAACACAAAGAGATGCTCAGATTATCGATGAGCTGACCGGAGAGAGAAAAGAGCACTTCTTACTGCACTATAATTTCCCTCCATACTGTGTAGGTGAGACTGGATTTGTTGGTTCTCCAAAACGCCGTGAAATTGGTCATGGTCGTTTAGCAAAACGTGGTATTCAGGCTGTCATGCCAACGGTTGATGAATTCCCATACACTATCCGTGTTGTTTCTGAAATCACAGAGTCTAATGGTTCATCTTCAATGGCCTCTGTGTGTGGATCCTCTCTGGCTCTGATGGATGCAGGGGTTCCTATTAAAGCTTCTGTGGCTGGTATTGCGATGGGGCTGGTGAAAGAAGGTGATGATTTTGTCGTTCTTTCAGACATTCTTGGTGATGAAGATCACTTAGGTGATATGGACTTTAAAGTAGCGGGTACTTCTGCTGGTGTGACCGCGCTGCAAATGGATATCAAGATTGAAGGTATTACAAAAGAAATTATGCAGATCGCACTGAACCAGGCGAAAGGTGCCCGTCTGCATATTCTTTCTGTGATGGACCAGGCAATTGATTCAGCAAGAGATGATATTTCTGAATTTGCACCTCGTATTCACACGATGAAAATCAGCTCTGATAAAATCAAAGATGTTATCGGTAAAGGTGGTGCTGTCATTCGTGCCTTGACTGAAGAAACCGGTACAACCATTGAAATCGAAGACGATGGTACGATTAAGATTGCAGCGACAGAAGGGACAGCAGCGAAAGCAGCGATTCGTCGTATTGAAGAACTGACTGCTGAAGTTGAAGTTGGTAAGATTTATACCGGTCGGGTGACGCGTATTGTTGACTTTGGTGCATTTGTCGCTGTTCTCGGCGGGAAAGAAGGATTGGTTCATATTTCTCAGATTGCGGAGCAACGTGTTGAGAAAGTAACTGATTATCTTAAAGAAGGTCAGGACGTTCAGGTGAAAGTTCTGGAAATCGACAGACAGAACCGTATCCGTCTGAGCATGAAAGAAGCGGTGGAAAAGCCAGAAGCACCAAAGCCGGAAAGTGATACTGAGCAGAAACCTGCTTCAAATGAAGAATAA
- the rpsO gene encoding 30S ribosomal protein S15: MSLNAETKAAIVAEYARVEGDTGSPEVQVALLSASINHLQGHFKEHKGDHHSRRGLLRMVSRRRKLLDYLKGKDLGRYHDLIKRLGLRR, encoded by the coding sequence ATGTCTCTGAATGCTGAAACTAAAGCAGCAATTGTTGCTGAATATGCGCGTGTTGAAGGTGATACTGGTTCACCAGAAGTTCAGGTTGCACTTTTAAGTGCTTCTATTAACCATCTTCAAGGTCACTTCAAAGAGCACAAAGGCGATCACCATAGCCGTCGTGGTCTTTTGCGTATGGTTTCTCGTCGTCGTAAGCTTTTAGATTACCTGAAAGGTAAAGATCTTGGGCGTTACCATGACTTAATCAAGCGTCTTGGTCTGCGTCGCTAA
- the truB gene encoding tRNA pseudouridine(55) synthase TruB produces MARRRKGRPVDGILLLDKPEGISSNDALQKVKRIYFAEKAGHTGALDPLATGMLPICLGEATKFSQFLLDSDKRYRVVARLGIRTNTSDSDGEVIQERSVDVTPEQLDQCIDQFRGETDQVPSMFSALKYQGRPLYEYAREGIDVPRESRKITVYEANLIRFEHDEVEMDIHCSKGTYIRTIVDDLGEMLGCGAHVIKLRRTAVAQYPAEKMITLCELESLLQEAQQKEEPPKNLLDPLLLPADTAVQSLPEVNLIPELAEMVQKGQAVQILDAPDKTQLRLTKGDERIFIGVGEMNDDGKIAPKRLVVFRS; encoded by the coding sequence ATGGCTCGTCGTCGTAAAGGGCGTCCGGTTGATGGTATTTTGCTCTTAGATAAGCCGGAAGGCATTTCTTCGAATGATGCTTTACAAAAAGTTAAGCGTATTTACTTTGCTGAAAAAGCTGGCCATACCGGTGCGTTGGATCCACTGGCAACTGGCATGCTGCCAATATGTTTGGGTGAAGCAACCAAATTCTCTCAGTTTCTTCTCGATTCTGATAAGCGTTATCGGGTTGTCGCCAGACTGGGGATCAGAACCAATACTTCTGACTCGGATGGCGAAGTAATCCAGGAACGTTCTGTAGATGTGACGCCGGAGCAGTTGGATCAATGTATTGACCAATTCAGAGGGGAAACTGATCAGGTGCCTTCTATGTTTTCGGCACTAAAATATCAGGGACGTCCTTTGTATGAATATGCCAGAGAAGGGATTGACGTTCCGCGGGAGTCCCGAAAAATTACAGTTTATGAGGCGAATCTGATTCGTTTTGAGCATGATGAAGTAGAAATGGATATTCATTGCTCAAAAGGTACCTATATCCGAACGATTGTCGATGATCTTGGGGAAATGCTTGGTTGTGGCGCGCATGTTATCAAGTTACGCAGAACAGCAGTCGCACAGTATCCGGCGGAGAAAATGATCACGCTTTGTGAGCTGGAGTCCTTACTTCAGGAGGCTCAGCAAAAGGAAGAACCCCCAAAGAATTTGCTTGATCCCTTACTTCTGCCTGCAGATACTGCTGTACAGTCATTGCCTGAAGTGAATCTCATCCCTGAATTAGCCGAGATGGTTCAGAAAGGGCAGGCCGTCCAGATTTTGGATGCTCCGGATAAAACACAACTTCGCTTAACGAAGGGTGATGAGAGAATATTTATTGGTGTTGGAGAAATGAATGATGACGGGAAAATAGCCCCTAAACGTTTAGTGGTTTTCCGTTCATAA
- the rbfA gene encoding 30S ribosome-binding factor RbfA produces MSKDFSRTQRVSQQLQKELAMILQRDVRDSRLGMVTISEVKVSRDLAVAKVYVTFLCTGEQTPESCLKALKEHEAHIRMMLGKKIRLRLTPEIRFVYDDTLVEGMRMSNLVTQAVSDDLRKKDQSQGEDE; encoded by the coding sequence ATGTCAAAAGATTTTAGTCGTACGCAGCGTGTTTCGCAGCAGCTGCAAAAAGAATTAGCGATGATTTTACAAAGAGATGTAAGGGACTCCCGCCTGGGAATGGTTACTATCTCAGAAGTAAAAGTATCCCGGGATTTAGCAGTTGCTAAAGTATATGTGACTTTTTTATGTACTGGCGAGCAAACACCGGAAAGCTGTTTAAAGGCTTTAAAAGAGCATGAAGCCCATATACGGATGATGCTTGGAAAGAAAATTCGGTTACGTCTGACACCTGAAATCCGGTTTGTATATGATGATACGCTCGTTGAAGGGATGCGGATGTCTAATCTGGTGACCCAGGCTGTCAGTGATGACTTGCGTAAAAAAGATCAATCTCAGGGAGAAGATGAATAA